The Couchioplanes caeruleus nucleotide sequence GTCGACGAGGCGCCGGCGGCGTTCCGTGGCCAGGACGTGGTCCGCGGGGTCGGCGGCGGTGGGTGCGGGGTCCTCCTTCGCGGCGGCGCGCAGCACCAGCCCGTCCCGGCGCTTGCGGGAGCGGTGCAGGTTGCGGGCCTCGTTGGCGACGATCGAGAAGAGCCAGGGCCGGAACCCCGAATCGCCCCGGTAGCGCGCGAGCTGCCGGTACGCCTTCACGAACGCCTCCTGCACCACGTCGTCGGCCTCCGCGCCGGCGCCGAGCAGCACGGCGAACCGGTGTGCGGGCGCGGTCCAGCGGGCGACCAGGACGTCGTATGCGTCCAGGTCACCGCCGCGCGCCCGCTCCACGGCGGCCGCGTCGTCGACTTCGCCTGCCTCGTCCAGCCCCGACACCTCCACAGCGCCGACACCGCCCGGGCCTCGAAGGTTCCCGGAACCTTTCCGCCGGCCGCGGTGTCGGCCGGATATGACCACGCGGCGTGACTTGCTCATTCTCGCCGGTGCTGTCGCGGGCCTGACCGCCTGCGAGCCGCCCCGGCACACCCCGGTGACCACCGTCCCGGACCGGCTGATCGCCCTGACCACCGGCGGACCGGTGATCGTCGACGGCTCGACGACGCACCGGTGGGGCGTACGGTCCGCGGTGAGCCCGGACGGCTCGTACGTCTACGCCATGGAGGACGAGACCCTCACCGGACCGGCGGCGAACGCGCAACTGGAAGCCGGCTGGGTGCCCGAGGTGGTGTCGGCCGACGGCACGGCGTGCGTCCTGCGCCGGCCGGGCTCGCTGCTGGTGACCCACGGGGAGAACCAGAAGCGGCTCCCGGCGGCCGGCAACATCCAGGCGGACGCGTTCACCGCGGACACCCTCGGGCTGTTCGTGCTCGAATGGCTGCCCGCAGAGGCGCCGGACCACTACCGCGTACGCCTGATGGACCTCGCGACCGGCGCCCTGAGTCCGCTGCTGACCCGCGACAAGCAACCGCTCCCGCCCGGCGCCGAGGAGGAGATGCGGGGCGAGGGGCGGCACGCGGTGCTCTCGCCCGACCGCACGGTGCTCTACACGCTCTACACGCACCAGCCCGGCCACCGGCACACCCGCGACCTGCTCGCCGGGCGCCGCGGCAACGTCCACGCCTTCGTCCACGTGCTGCATCTGGAACAGCGCTGGGCGTACTGCCTCGATCTGCCGTACCCGTTCGGCGAGGGGCCGGCGGAGTCGCACGCCATCGCCGTCGACCCGGCCGGGAGGCGCCTCGCCGTCGCCGACCTGGCCTCCGGCTCCCTCGCGTACGCCGACACGCACCGCCTCGCCGTCACCTCGGTGATCTCCGTTCCTCAGGGTGCCGGAACGGCCGCCGTGGCCTTGGACGCCAGCCGGACGTTCCTCGGCGCCGGCCCGGCCGTGACGCTTCTCGAAGGCGGCACCACCAGCCGCTGGACGCTTCCTTCCCCCCTGCGTGGCCTGCAGCTCAACCCCGGCGGCGACCTGCTCTACGCCGGCGGCACCGACGAGGTCGTCTGGCTCGGCGCCACCTCCGGCACGCTGCGCGGCCGGGTGGGGGTTCCCGGCCTGACGAACCTGCGCCACGTTCTCGCGTCTCAGGGGCGAGTCGGGGGGTTCACCTGATCCGCGGACGTGACAGGTCTCCCTAGGCTGACCCCGTGAGCCTCATCGTTACCCAAGGGTTGACCAAGACGTACGGCGGGCGGGTGACCGCCCTGCACGACCTGACCGTCTCCGTCGAGCCCGGGATCATCGGACTGGTCGGCGCCAACGGCGCCGGCAAGTCGACCTTCATCAAGATCCTCCTGGGCCTGATCCCGCCGTCGGGCGGCAGCGTCAGGGTCTTCGACGTCGACCCCACGGTCGACCCGGACCGGGTACGCGCGAAGGTCGGCTACATGCCCGAGCACGACGCGCTGCCGCCGGACGTGTCCGCGGCCGAGTTCGTGACGCACCTCGGGCGGATCAGCGGCCTGCCGCGTACGGCCGCACGGGAGCGCGCCTCCGAGGCGCTGCGCCACGTCGGCCTGTACGAGGAGCGCTACCGGCAGATCGGCGGCTACTCGACGGGCATGAAGCAGCGGGTGAAGCTGGCGCAGGCGCTGGTGCACGACCCCGACCTGCTGCTGCTGGACGAGCCGACGAACGGGCTGGACCCGGCCGGCCGCGATGCGATGCTGGCGCTGATCCACCGCATCGGCACCGAGTTCGGCATCTCCGTCGTGGTCTGCTCGCACCTGCTCGGCGAGGTCGAGCGGATCTGCGACTCGCTGGTCGCGATCGAGGGCGGCCGGCTGCTGCGGGCGGACCGGATCTCGGCGATGACCGAGGCCAGCGACGTGCTCGCGGTCGAGGTCTCGGAGGGCATGGAGGAGCTGGCCGAGGCGCTGACCCGGCTGGGCCTGCCCGCGCAGTCGGACGGGCGGCTGCTGCTCGTACCGCTGGACCGCGAGGACACGTACGACCGGATCCTGCGGGCCGTGGCCGACCTCGACCTCCCGCTGCACCGCCTCGACCAGCGCCGCCACCGGGTGGCCGAACTCTTCGCACCGAGGGAGACCGCCGATGTCTGAGGCGAGCGTCATCCATGACATCGGTTATCAGCGCTACACCGGGCCCCGGCTGGGCCGCGGCGCCGTGTTCGGCGCGATCTACGTGCACGGGCTGCGGGCCGCGTTCGGCCTCGGCCGCTCCGCGAAGGCGAAGATCTTCCCCTGGCTGGTCGTCGGGATCGTCACGCTGGTCGCGGTGATCCTCGCGGCGGTACGGTCGCAGACGGGCATCGTGCCGCTCACCTACATCGGGTTCGCCGACACGATGAGCTGGCTGATCATCTTCTTCGCCGCCATCGTGGCGCCGGAGCTGGTCTCCCGCGACATGCGTGCCGGTGTGCTGCCGCTGTATTTCAGCCGCCCGTTGCGCGCGGCGGACTACGTGGGCGCCAAGGTGGCGGCCATGGTGACCGCGATCTGGGCGCTGCTGGCCGTACCGCAGTTCATCATGTTCCTGGGCGCCGCCCTCACCACCAAGAAGGGCATGTCCGACGTCTGGAACGAGCTGGGCGACCTGCTGCCCGGGTGGGGTTACAGCCTGCTGTGGGCGCTGCTGTTCACCGGCATCGGCCTGCTCATCGCCTCGCTGACCGGCAAGCGGGCGTTCGCCGCCGGCGGCATCGTCGCGGTGTTCCTGATGACCACGCCGGTGGTGGGCGTGCTGTCGATCCTGCCGTCCTCGGACGCCCAGCAGCTGGCCGGGCTCGCCAGCCCGATGACGTTGCTCAGCGGGATCGGTCAGTGGCTGGTCCCGACGGCGAACACCGGCATGAACGTGGGCAACTTCGGCCCCGTGTACGCGATCGAGGCGGTCACGCTGATCGCGGCGTGCCTGCTGCTCCTACTCGCCCGCTACCGGAGGGTGGCCGCGCTGTGACCACAGTGGACCTACAGAACGTGTCGCGCTGGTACGGCAACGTGGTGGCCGTCAACGACATCAGCATGAGCCTGGCCCCGGGCGTGACGGGCCTGCTCGGCCCCAACGGCGCGGGCAAGACGACGGTGCTGCACATGATGGCGGGCTTCCTGGCGCCGTCGCGGGGCGAGGTCACCATCGACGGCACCCCGACGTGGCGCAACCCGGCCGTCTACCGCCGGCTCGGCCTGGTCGCCGAGCGCGAGGCCGTACACGGCTTCCTGACCGCCCGCGAGTTCGTCATGGCCTCGGCCAAGATGCAGAAGCTGCCGGACCCGAAGGCGGCCACCGACTGGGCGCTGGAGATGGTCGAGATGGCCCCGGCCGCCGACCGCCGCATCGAGACGTACTCCAAGGGCATGCGGCAGCGCACCCGGGTCGCGGCGGCCCTGGTGCACAACCCGCAGGTGCTGCTGCTGGACGAGCCGTTCAACGGCATGGACCCGCGTCAGCGCATGCACATGATGGCGCTGCTGCACGACCTGGGCGACCGCGGCCACACGATCCTGTTCAGCTCGCACATCCTCGAGGAGGTCGAGCAGGTCTCCGGCACGGTCCAGGTGATCGTGGCGGGCCGCCTGGCCGCGTCCGGCGACTACCGCCGGATCCGCCGGCTGATGACCAACCGCCCGCACGTCTTCGCCGTGCAGTCGTCCGACGACCGCCGGCTGGCGGTGGCGCTGATCGCGGAGAAGTCGGTGAGCGGCGTGGAGATCGACGGCAGCGGCATGACGGTACGGGCGTCCGACTACGGCAGCTTCACCCGCGCCCTGCCCCGGATCGCCCTGGACTCGGGCATCCGCCTGCGCAAGCTGATCCCGTCCGACGAATCCCTGGAGAGCGTCTTCTCCTACCTGCTGGAGGCCTGACATGTCGACAGTCGCCTGGATCACGGCGCGTGGCCTGTTCGGCCGCCGGCGGGCCCTGCTCCTGCTGCCCCTGCCGCTCCTGCTCGTCGGGCTGGCCGCACTCTGCCGCGCGTACGACCTCCGCCCGTCGGACTGGGGCAGCCCGGTGATCGTCGGCCTCGGCCTGGCCGTGGTGCTGCCGGTGGTGTCGCTGATCGTCGGCACGGGCGTGCTCGGCTCGGAGATCGACGACGGCACGATCGTGCACATCCTGACCAAGCCGCTCCCCCGCCGCGACATCATCCTGGCGAAGCTGGGCGTGGCGGTCGTGGTCAGCGCCCTCACCTCGGCGGTGCCGCTGTTCGTCGCCGGCCTGCTCGCGGACTCCGCCCGCCTGGGCGCGGCCCTCGCGGTGGCGGCGGCGGTGGGCGCGCTCGCCTACTCGGCGCTGTTCGTGCTGCTCAGCCTGCTGACCCGGCGGCCGGTGCTGCTGGGCCTGGTCTACATCCTGGTCTGGGAGGGGCTGCTCGGCCAGTTCGTCAGCGGCACCCGGGTGCTCTCCATCCAGCAGTACGTGATCACGGTCGCGGACAAGATCTCCCCGACCGGGCTGCTGGAGTCGAAGGTCTCGCTGCCGGTCTCGGTGGTGATGGCGACGATCTTCGTGCTCGGTTCCGCGCTGGCGGCGGTGGACCGGCTGCGGTCGTTCTCCATGGCCGGCGAGACGAGCTGAGCTGATGAGGTTGAGCGCCCGATCCGTGGCCGGATCGGGCGCTTATCGCGTCCAGGGCTGGACCCGGCGGGGTGCTTTGCGGAGTATGGGGGGAGCCGTCCGCGGACGTCGACCGGGAAATGGAGGCGAGGACTGATAGGCGTGGATGGTGCCGACGGCGTAGTCTGCTGCGCCGCCCAACCACCCATGCCGGAGGATCCGTGACTCAGTCTGCCGAAAAAGCATATTCCGCGTACGGCGAGGCGAATGTGCAAGACGTTGCCAATGCCGACTGTGACTGGGACAGTTTCGACTCCGTCTCCTACTTCGAGCACAACTACTCGAAGGCCCGCCAGGCGGACGTCACGATTGCGCGTATCATCGCTAACCACTTCAGCGGCTGCTTCTTTCCGCGGCACAGCCGAGCCATCGACGTCGGCGCCGGCGCCAATCTCTACCCGGCGCTCGCCATGCTCCCTTTCGCCGATGAAGTGCACTTGAGTGAGCGCGCCGAGAGCAACCGCTCGTGGCTCCGAACGCAGATCGAGAAGCCGGCTGCGTCGTGGACGGAGTTCTGGCACGTGCTCAGCAACGGCCACGGGCGCTATGAGCCCGTCGCCGACTTCCGGCAGGCGCTCCGGCGGCGGGCCCGCGTCGAGGCGGGCAACGTATTCCAGTTGCCGACCGGCGTCTACAACCTCGGCACGATGTTCTTCGTCGCCGAGTCGATCACCACGATGAACAAGGAATTCCGCCGAGCGGTCAACTCTTTCGTGGGCTCCCTGAAAGTGGGAGGGCCGTTCGCCGCCGCGTTCATGAAGGACTCGTCGGGCTACCGGGTGGGCATACGCGATTATCCGGCGTGCCCGGTCGATGAGTCGGATGTCAGACGGAGTTTCGCCGAGATCGCCCACGATGTGAAGCTGGACACCATCGAGGACACTGAGGTGCGCTCCGGTTACGCGGGGATGATTGTCGTCACCGGGCGGGCCGGAAAGAAGAAGTAGCCTTCGCGACAGACGGGTGACGGCATACCCATGCAGCTTCAACCGCGTCAACAGTTGCTGGAGATCTGGCGGGCCACAGCACGCTCCTCTTACACCGAACCGGACTGGCGCTGGGGCGGGCGCAGCGAGGCGAATTCGATCAGCGACGCAGAGCAGCTGCTCTGCCTGCTCGGTCCGACCACCGAGGTGCCGGTCCTCCGACTGGACCGTCCCGACGGGACGGCCGACGACGTCATCGCGGCGCTGCAGCGTCTGGGCGACAGCGTCGAGATCCCCAAGCTTCTCGTCCGGGTGCTCACCGACTACTTGCGCAACTACTCCGCCCCTGACGGCACCCCGGTTTTCCACGGCCGGTCGTACTTCACCGCACCGGAGGACCTGGCCCTCGACGACGACCACCTCGAGCTCGACGTGGTCGACTCGTTCGCCGTCTCGGTCACGCTCACCGTCGCGGTCATCGGCTTCGTCCGGGTCTTCCGCACCGTGCTGACCCGGGAGCGACTGCGCGCCGAGGCAGACGAGCTGGAGCGGCTGGCCAGCCGCAGGCTCACCGCCGCGATGGTGGGACTGCTGCGCAGCTTCGCCGTCGACGTCTTCAGCGCCGATTCCGACCGCGGCGTCGAGCTGTGCCGCCTGGTCAACCAGGAGGATCTGCCCACTCGGCAGATCGTGGAAGAGCTGTACGAGACGTTGCGTGAGATCAACGCCCGGCTCCGTGACGACGTCCTGATCGGGTCGGGTGCCCAAGGGTCCGAACTGGACAACCCCAACCGGCTCTTCGAGTGCGGCTGGTCCTGGGGCATCGTCAAGAACGCGCCGGTGATCGACCTCGCCGAGGGCGTCGACGTGGGCGTCCAGCACGAGGGGGTGGCGCAGGCCGCCCCGTACATGTATTTCACCGTCGTCGCCGTGGACGCTATTCAGACGCTGTTCTCCGAGCGGACCCGGCTCCTCGGTCTGCTCGACGAGACGCAGCTCAGGCTCGCCCAGTCGCTTCAGCTGCGCTGGGAGCTCACCCTGTCGTACTGGTCGACGATCGCCACGTTCGGCAGCGGGCGCTGGCCGCTGGAGGACCTTCCGTGGCGGACGACCGACGGCGTCGACTCCGACTACCTGTCCCTGCTCGTCAGCGGCATGGTGATCCAGGACCTGGTGACCAAGCGGGCGTCGGACGCGGAGCTCAGCAGGGTCGGCGCGGTGCTCGAGGACCTGGCCGGCCGGGCCCGGATCACCCGGCGGCCGTTCGTCGGCGACCCGGCCCTCGAGCTGCACCATCCGGGCTTCCGGATCGGCCTGGAGCTGCAGGACCAGCCCGGCAAGGGATACCTGGGCTGGACCGCCGCCGACTTCTCCCCCCAGCTGCTGCGGCGGTCGCTCAACCTCGCGCGGCTCATCGCGGACAACGCCGGACGCAGCCGGCTGCTGGATCTCTCCGACGAGATCTGGGCGCACCTGTTCTCCCGGCGCATCCCGGAGGGTGAGGCGCGAGGGCTGTGGGACCGGCCGTCGCTGGCGTACCCGCAGCTGGACGACGATCCCGATCCGGCACCGTCGTGGTACTTCACCAAGCGGGTCGTGGACTGCCTGGTGGCCGCCGCCCGTCTCATCGACAGCCCGCCGCAGCGCAGCGACCAGCTGACCCGGCTCGCCGCCGACCTCATCGTCGAGGCCGACCACCTCTTCGACCAGGAGATGCTGAACGGCTCGTCGGACAGCGGGCGGCCGCTGCAGGCCGAGCGGGAGCAGATCCAGGTGCTACTGCAGCGGGCGCGGAGCGTACGACGGACGCAGCCCGGTACGGCCGTCTCGATCGCCCAGGCGGTGCTGCGCCGGCTGGACAAGCTCTCCGCCGCCCGCCGGCCCGCCAAGGGGATCAACTGACATGCTCGTCTTCGCCACCTCCGACAAGGGCGGTACGGGCCGGTCGGTCACCAGCAGCAACGTGCTGTACCGGTTCGCCCTGCAGGGGCAGGACGCCTGCTACCTGGACTTCGACTTCGGCTCCCCCACCTCCGGCGCGATCTTCGACCTGCCCGGGGCGCTGGCCGGGGTGCCGGGCGGCGGGCTGCACTCGTACCTGCGCGGATCGTCGCCGCACGCGCTGGCGCTGGACGTGTGGACGGAGTCCGAGCGGGGCTCGCTGCGCGGCCGGCCGGCGGGTGCGGGCCGGCTCGTGCTGTACCCGGGTGACGTCGGCGGCGGGGAGTTCCCGTCCGGCCCGGAGATCGTCGAGCGCTGCACCACGCTGTTCCAGCGGCTGGACGAGGAGTTCGACCTCTGCGTCGTCGACCTGAGCGCCGGCCGGTCGTACGCGACGGAGATCGTGCTCGCGGCGACGGCCTCGCCGCGGCTGGCCCACGTCGCCCGGCGCTGGCTGGTCTTCCACCGCTGGACCCGGCAGCACATCATCGCGGCGAGCGGGCTGGTCCACGGCGACCGCGGCATCCTGGCGGCGGGTGAGTCGCACGGCCACGACCCGCGGGAGCTGCGCGACTCCATCCGCTTCGTCCGCACCGCCGTGCTGGACCTCAGGTCGTCCGAGATGGAGGGTCTGCGGCCGGAGCAGGCGACCTGGCTGGAGCTCTGCGACCGGCGGCTGCAAGAGCTGGCCGGCCGGCACCAAGTCGGCCGGACGTCGATGCTGGGCCAGATCCCGCTGGACCCGGTGCTGCAGTGGCAGGAGCAGCTGCTGTCCAACAACGACGTCTGGCTGCACCGTACGGCCAACGAGGCCACCGTGACGGCGTTCGAGACCCTCGCCAAGCAGATCATGAACGACGCGGCGTGGGAGGGCCTGTGACATCGGTGGAGGGCGTGTTCACCGAGGCGACCGCCGTCCCGAAGGTGCGCTCGGTCAAGCTGTCGCACCTGTCGATCGAGCTCGGCCACCTCTACATGGACGACTTCAAGGCCGGCCGGGAGCGGCTGCTGGACAACTTCCGCAGCGTGCGGCCCTGGGCGTCGACCGCCACGGAGGCGTGCAGCACCTCGGTGCGCGGCCGCCCCCGGATCAGCACCTGCTTCCTCATCGACGACTACTTCACCCGGTTCAGTTCGCCCGCGGAGGTCATCCCGGCCCTGCTGAGCGCCGCCGAGGAGACCGGCCTGCAGATCGACTACATCGCTCGCGAGTCCGCCTGCGCCCAGGCCGACGGCGTCGACCTGGCGACGCTGGTGCAGCAGCGGCTGGTCGAGGAGCCGCCGGTGGGCAGCAACGGCAGCCGGCCGCCGAGCGAGGTGAGCGGGTGGCTGTGCAACGGGGAGCGCTCGCCGTCGGACCGGCCCGCCGAGGCGATGGCCGCGCCGGCGCAGTGGCGGCCGCCGCGGCAGAGCGCGTTCCGCAACCACTCGATCTTCATCGACGTGGAGCTGTGGCGCGACGAGGGCGGCCGGCGGCTGTGGTCGTGCCCCTTCCTCGCGGCCGTCTGGCAGCTGCAGCGGCTGGGGTTGCTGCGCCACCACGGGGAGCCGGTGGGCGAGCCGCGCCCGATCACGGTCGCGGAGCTGCCGGCGGAGTGGGACGCGCTGCCCCCGGTGGTGCAGCTCAATCCCGGCGCGGCGGCGTTCCACGCGTACCGCACGTTCTCCGCGCTGGGGTCGCGGTTCCTCGGCATCGAGGTGGCCGTCCGGACCATCCTCAGTCAGGTGTCGGTCGACTCCGCGGTGGCCGCGCAGGTCGCCAGCCGCGCCGCCGGGGAGGGTTTCCCGCTTCCCGACGAGGTGGTCGAGCGGATCGGCTACGCCTTCCTCTGAGCCGGTGCGACGGCCGCGCCGGGCTCGTGGGCGGCGTCCCACAGAGCCTCGAAGACGCGTACGCGGTCACGGACGCGGTGTTCGCGGAGCACGAGCTGGGTCTCGGCGACGGCGGGCCGGTCGGTGTCGGTGACCGCGGCGGCCGGCGTGGTCTCGTAGCTGACCACCTCGTCGAAGATGATGAAGTCGAGCACCTGCACCTTCAGGGCCGCGGGGATGCGGCTGCGCTCGAGCACGCGCACGTGGATGCCGACCTTGCGCTGCTCGGCGCAGGCCCATTCGATGTCCGCGTCGTCGTCCGGCTCGAGGATGAAGATGCGGCGGACCGCGACCCGGCGCTCCACCGCCTGGCGCTGCGCCTCCATGTACCGCTGCCCGATCTCGCTGTACCAGAGCCCGCGGTCGACGCTCGCCAGGCTGATCGCGTCGATCGACGTGGTCGCGTACGTCGTCAGCCCCAGCAGCCAGTCCCGGTCCTCGCCGTAGTACGTGACCGTGCCACCCTCGGCGAGCTGCTTGAGGCACTCGGACATGTCCTGCAGCTCGGCCTGCACGAACTGGTAGACGATCGACGGCGAGTGCGGCGTGATCTTCGACGAGTGCCGGACCAGCCCCTCCACCAAACCGGGCGGCAGCTTCGAGGCCTCGATGAGCCGGAACAGCTCGGTGGCGTCGTCGATCTTCGCGAACGCCTCGCCGACCAGGAGTTCCATCCGCTTCTGCCCGGCCCGCGAGAGCGCCTCCACCACGGCGAGCCGGCGCTCGAAGTCGACCAGGAAGCGGACCATCAGCGCGATCCCGCCGATGAGGATGGACAGGGTGACGCTGGTGGCCACGGGCTGTTCCAGCGCGTTGCTGATGAGGAACGTCAGCACCCCGGACGCGGCTATGTAGAAGATCTTCCGGGAGACGGTGGACGGCGCGACCAAGACCTCGCCCGTGGGCTTGCCGTCCGTCATCGCGCGTCCGCCTGCTGCGCGGCGAGGTCGGTCACAGCGCCGACCGAGAGGTGGCCGGGAGGGTGCCACCCGAAGGGATGCGCTTGCGGTGCTGGTTCACGATGAACTCCTAGTCGCCTGACTAGCCGTGGACAGCGTACCTAGGACGACTCTTCGGCGGCTTTCCACAGCTTCTCGAAGAGCTGGGCCCGTTTGTGAACCTGGTGTTCCCGCAGCACGATCTGAGTCTCCAGGACGACGGGCCGGTCGGTTTCCTTGGTCGCCGCGGCGGGCGTGAGCTGGTAGCTGATCACACCGTCGAAGACGATGAAGCCGGCCATGTCGGCCTGCAGCTGCGGTGGGACGCTCTTGAGAACGCGGACGTCGATACCCGCGCTCCGCTGTTCCGCACAGGCCGATTCGATGTCGCCGGCGCCGGGGTCCTCGGGGTTCGCCTCGTGGACGAAGATGCGGCGAATCGATACGTTGCGCACCACCGCCCCCTGCTGCGCCTCCATGTACCGCTGCCCCATCTCGCTGCTCCAGAGCCCCCGGTCGACGACGGCCAGGCTTACCGCGTCGATGGAGGTGATCGCGGACGCGGTGAGACCGAGCAACCAGTCTCGGTCCTCGCCGCTGTATGAGATGGATCCACGCTCGACGAGCTGCTGCACGTTGTCTGCCATCTCGCGCAGCTCGCCCTGCACGAAGTTGTAGACGATCGGCGGCGACTGCGGAATCTTCGCTGACTGCCGGATCAGCCTCTCCACCAGGCCCGGCGGCAGCTTCGAGGCCTCGATGAGCGCGAACATCTCGGTGGCGTCGTCAATCTTGGAGAACGCCTCGGCCACGAGCCGCTGCATCTGTTCCTGCCCGGTGTACGCGACAGCCTCCACCCTGGCCAGCCGCCGCTCGAAGTCGGCAAGGAAGCGCACGATCAGCGCGATACCACCGATGAGGATGGACAAGGTGACGCTGGTGAGTATGGGCTGCTTCAGTGCGTTGGTGACGAGGAACGTCAGCACCCCTGAAGCAGCGGTGTAGAGAACCTTCCGGGAGACGGTCGACGACGCCACCACCGCGCCGCCCGTCGCCTGGCCATCCGTCATCGGACGCCCGCGTTCTGTGCGGTCAGGGCCATGACGGAATCGACCGAAAGTTGGTCACGGATGCGATGAACCAGGATCTCCCACTGACGACTGAAGCTGAACCGGATCTCCAGGGCCTGCCAGACGCTCAGCGCCTCACCGGTGAGCCGGGCGGCCGGCATCCACAGGTGCAGGAGGTGATCTATCGCCGGCACCAACCTTCGGACGGCGGTCCGGCGATCGATGACGCCGAGAGCGCTCTTGCGAACCTGGTCGGTGAGGACAGTGAGCAGCCAGTCGTGTACGGCGATGTCGGCGCACATTGCGGCCAGGTCGGCGGCAGGAAGGCGCACCGCACGGAGAAGAACGGTACGCAAGCCTCCCTGTTCGACTCGGAACTCCACCCGGGCGGGGTCGGACGCTTGCCCCAGCGTCGCTGCCCAGCGCAGCCGTGTCCGGACCGCCTTGAGCGACGAGCCGCGTAGGAGCGAATCCGACTGGTGGAGGCGGTCGACGATCCGCGCGGCGATCGCGCCGAGATCGAGAGTGCCCCTGTCGCCTCCGTCGAGGAACGCCGTGACGGTTTCCGGGCCAGGCGTACGCCCGACAGCATCCAGCCTGCCCGGCCGGGCCAGATAATGTGACCACGGCAGCCGATGCGTGCGCTCCGTCGCGACGACCTCCGCGTGCACCGATCCCTGCACCACGTGGCCCCCGGTGAGGGTGGCCAGACCCGTCACGGCACCGATGACGCGGGCTGGACGCCCAGAGGTGGCCGGCAGGTCGCAGTCCACACCGGTCAGCACCGGTGGCGACTGCACGAACGGCATCGGGCGCTCGAAGACCGCCGCGGGGTGGCCTGGCAGGAGTCCGAGCAAGCGGGCGGCTTGGTGGGTCTCAAGAGCGCTATGGCTCTGCAGCAGTCCGGTGTGCACCTCGCCCAGGATCACCATCGCGCTCCCCACCCCGTGGATTGCCTCATTCCAGCGCATGAGGACCAGATCCGCAACGGTACGTGTCGGCCGAGTGAACCATGCGTCACCTGGGCCCGGGCCGACCTCTATCGTGCAGGGCATGGCGAGAGTCCGGCCCGACGCACTGATCATCGGCGCCGGCGTCTCCGGGCTGACGACGGCCGTCCGCCTCGCCGAGCGCGGACTGACCGTCCGGATCGTCGCGAAGGAGCCGCCTTCCCGCACGACGTCCGCCAGTGGAGGCGCGATCTGGGACCCGATCTACGCGACGCACGAGGACGTGCCGCGATGGAGCGCGGAGACGTACGAGGAGCTCTCCGCGCTGGCCGGGGTGCCGGGGACGGGCGTACGGATGGTCAGCGGCGTCGAGGCCTCCCGCGAGGTGATCCCCGCGCCGGCCTGGGCGCGTCAGCTCCCCGGGTTCCGCGAGTGCCGGCCGGACGAGCTGCGCGAGCCGTTCCGGAGCGGGTGGCGCTACACGGCTCCGATCGTGGACATGCCGGTCTACCTCGGCCATCTGCTCCGCCGCCTGACCTCGATGGGCGTCACGTCGGCCGAGGGCGCGGTGTCGACCCTCGACGAGGTCGCCGGCCGGGCGGACGTGATCGTCAACTGCACCGGCATCGGCGCCCGGGACCTCGTCGGCGACCGGGCGCTGACCCCCGTGAAGGGCCAGCTGGTGGCGATGACCAATCCTGGGATCACGGAGTTCTTCGCCGAGCACACGGCCGAGCTCACCGAGGAGCCGGACATCACGTACATCCTGCCGCAGGGCCCGGACGTCGTGCTGCTCGGCGGCAGCGCCCAGGACGGCGTCGACTCGCTCGCCCTGGACGACAAGGTCGCGGACGGCATCGTCGAGCGCTGCGTGGCGGTGGAGCCGGCGCTGGCCGGCGCGGAGGTGCTGGGGCACCGGATCGGTCTGCGGCCCAACCGCGTACCCGTCCGGGTCGAGCTGGAGCACCGCGCCGGCACCACCGTGGTCCACAACTACGGCCACGGCGGCGCCGGCGTCAGCCTGTCCTGGGGTTGCGCGAGCGACGTCGCGAGGCTCGTCGCCGGGCGGTGAGGCCGCGCTAC carries:
- a CDS encoding RNA polymerase sigma factor, producing the protein MEVSGLDEAGEVDDAAAVERARGGDLDAYDVLVARWTAPAHRFAVLLGAGAEADDVVQEAFVKAYRQLARYRGDSGFRPWLFSIVANEARNLHRSRKRRDGLVLRAAAKEDPAPTAADPADHVLATERRRRLVDGIRLLDSREREVLVCRYFLELSEAETADTLGVPKGTVKSRTSRALTRLRALLAVEGVPGV
- a CDS encoding SCO2525 family SAM-dependent methyltransferase, encoding MTQSAEKAYSAYGEANVQDVANADCDWDSFDSVSYFEHNYSKARQADVTIARIIANHFSGCFFPRHSRAIDVGAGANLYPALAMLPFADEVHLSERAESNRSWLRTQIEKPAASWTEFWHVLSNGHGRYEPVADFRQALRRRARVEAGNVFQLPTGVYNLGTMFFVAESITTMNKEFRRAVNSFVGSLKVGGPFAAAFMKDSSGYRVGIRDYPACPVDESDVRRSFAEIAHDVKLDTIEDTEVRSGYAGMIVVTGRAGKKK
- a CDS encoding ABC transporter ATP-binding protein, whose product is MTTVDLQNVSRWYGNVVAVNDISMSLAPGVTGLLGPNGAGKTTVLHMMAGFLAPSRGEVTIDGTPTWRNPAVYRRLGLVAEREAVHGFLTAREFVMASAKMQKLPDPKAATDWALEMVEMAPAADRRIETYSKGMRQRTRVAAALVHNPQVLLLDEPFNGMDPRQRMHMMALLHDLGDRGHTILFSSHILEEVEQVSGTVQVIVAGRLAASGDYRRIRRLMTNRPHVFAVQSSDDRRLAVALIAEKSVSGVEIDGSGMTVRASDYGSFTRALPRIALDSGIRLRKLIPSDESLESVFSYLLEA
- a CDS encoding ABC transporter permease — protein: MSTVAWITARGLFGRRRALLLLPLPLLLVGLAALCRAYDLRPSDWGSPVIVGLGLAVVLPVVSLIVGTGVLGSEIDDGTIVHILTKPLPRRDIILAKLGVAVVVSALTSAVPLFVAGLLADSARLGAALAVAAAVGALAYSALFVLLSLLTRRPVLLGLVYILVWEGLLGQFVSGTRVLSIQQYVITVADKISPTGLLESKVSLPVSVVMATIFVLGSALAAVDRLRSFSMAGETS
- a CDS encoding ABC transporter ATP-binding protein, whose protein sequence is MSLIVTQGLTKTYGGRVTALHDLTVSVEPGIIGLVGANGAGKSTFIKILLGLIPPSGGSVRVFDVDPTVDPDRVRAKVGYMPEHDALPPDVSAAEFVTHLGRISGLPRTAARERASEALRHVGLYEERYRQIGGYSTGMKQRVKLAQALVHDPDLLLLDEPTNGLDPAGRDAMLALIHRIGTEFGISVVVCSHLLGEVERICDSLVAIEGGRLLRADRISAMTEASDVLAVEVSEGMEELAEALTRLGLPAQSDGRLLLVPLDREDTYDRILRAVADLDLPLHRLDQRRHRVAELFAPRETADV
- a CDS encoding ABC transporter permease, translated to MSEASVIHDIGYQRYTGPRLGRGAVFGAIYVHGLRAAFGLGRSAKAKIFPWLVVGIVTLVAVILAAVRSQTGIVPLTYIGFADTMSWLIIFFAAIVAPELVSRDMRAGVLPLYFSRPLRAADYVGAKVAAMVTAIWALLAVPQFIMFLGAALTTKKGMSDVWNELGDLLPGWGYSLLWALLFTGIGLLIASLTGKRAFAAGGIVAVFLMTTPVVGVLSILPSSDAQQLAGLASPMTLLSGIGQWLVPTANTGMNVGNFGPVYAIEAVTLIAACLLLLLARYRRVAAL